A window of Solanum stenotomum isolate F172 unplaced genomic scaffold, ASM1918654v1 scaffold15775, whole genome shotgun sequence genomic DNA:
TAAATCATAGAATCTCACACGTATTTCAATTAAGTATGTATAATGTGTATaattaaacaagaaaaataatatattataaattatgaaCTTATCCACGtaataaatttgagaaaaaataaaaatattaaaaaattaaaatttaaacaaaaaatattcgATAAAAACACTTTATCACGAGTTTAGATATTCAATTGAATCTTGCCCATCTATTATgcctaataaaaatataaatttaaatgggaaaagggtcaaaaatacccttaacgTATaggaaatgggtcaaaaatgccctcctTCCACCTATTAGATCAAAAATGCCCTCACATTCACCTATTTGGATCAAAAATGCCCTCGAAGTTAAAAATTACCCTTCCTTTTAACAAGAGTTGATatgtcataaatatttttaaaaaattaaatatgtggcattatttttatttatccacatgCAATTAACTAAACTCAATTtcattcacactcatacccaTTAACCCAAACCCATTTCTAATTAAAAGACCCAATACTTTCACCAAAACTATTTGGAGGAATTAATGAAGTACTGATTTTCAAGATATGTTGAATTTTACTTGGTTTTCAATATTCTACAGTCCCGTTTTCTAGCACAGCCTTGTACATTATACTTGTTCCACTGGCTCTCAAAATGTAAGCAGATGCTGTTAGATGTAAGTAGTGTTTCTAATTCGAGTTCCCTTTCTCCATCAACGTTATTAATTCACATGTTTTTTGCTATGTATGCACTTGGATGCTTCTGATAACTTGTCGACAAGTCAGATTTTGCTGATGATGATGACCCAATTGAGATTTTCCAGCTTTTGACTTGGATGCTTCTGATAATTCGTCGCCATCTCCATGCTTTTGTTTTCTTAAACAAGTTCATGACCTTAACCAGTTATACTCTTCCGAGGATGATGCCCAacactttatttaattttcaccaaataattttggaaaaggaagatgaagaaagtgtTGGGTTTTTAAGAAATGGGTTTGGATCAATGAGTATGATTGTGAATGAAATTGGATCTAATTAATTACATGTGGATCAATAAAATAATAccacatatttaattaaaagaatttttaatgCCACATCAACTTCTATTAAAAGGAAGGATAAttttaggcttaaacttaacctttaagggtatttttgatccaAATAGGTGGATGGGAGGGCATTTTTGATCCACTAGGTGGaagaagggcatttttgagccatttttaatacgttaagggcattttttatccttttccgAATTTAAATTGGGACATGATAGAGTAGAATAGGCATGTGTAAAATCTTGAGTGTCAGTACTGCCCTGCCCTGActaaagaatttttaaaaagagacAACAGTGGTGACCTCTCTGACAATATGGTTACACAATATTTGGTACAAGTTGAGGAACAAGTATTTGCAGTTCaactttaaaatagttttttatttaaagattgtgtttaaatatgaattttactttaaaaaagaaatccATGATTAGGGATTAAAGCCTCATTTGTTTTCACGTATATTTGCTAATAGTAGTGGAGATGGTTTGTATAGTAGTGATGGTTGGTGTTGTAGTGACTATCATAATAATGGCGATTGATAATTGATATTTGATAGTAATCGGGAGGAAAATAGACttgattaattttattcaattttaatatttgaaaatttaactTAATGAAAACACCGACTCAAATCGAATCATGATACCTAATGTTGagctgaaaaaaataaaatgtatttaaGAGAATGAGCAGTTGAACTACTGGTATACTTTTTGTCTGTGATAGAATCAGTAAAGGAAAAGCAAACGAAGAAAATTGAAATCACATATAGTTACATACATGTGTAAGGCaaatcaaaacacaaaaacaaataaaagcatAATGGGACAGGCCCTCTCCTCTCTGCCATCTGATAGCAAATGTTACCtgtttcttctttaaaaaaaagcaTGTGGCATGGAATGAATTATGCTCCATGCTTTTGGCCCCAgttatcttttttcttcactttttcttctcaaatctcAATCATGTTAATGGAAAAAGTGAGCAAAAATAACTTAATCACACCTTACTAATTTTGGAAACTAATAAAGCAAATGctacttatttattaattaattacttcttcttgttcttttccTTGCCACTTGAAAAAAAAGTGCTTAATCCAAACAAATTTGCTGGAGGAACATTTAGTACTGGACTGAATTTGACTCCATTGTTGTATGGTgccttcttcaatggaggtttttgACTGTTTGAACCATTAGAAGACATTGATTTTGATAAGTGTCTTTGAGAATGATGCTTTAAATTATCCTTTGATAATGTTGAATTGCGCTTCACACTTGGAGATGAACCAGTTGAATTGCTTCTAGATAAAAGTGGCAATGGACATAAAGTTCTTGCATACCCGCTCCCACAACTACTACTTCTTTTGAATCTCCAAAACGACTTGGAATTGGGATTCTGTTTCTCATCCGATGATTCGAGAACCCctgttttgttattttggattgcatattcattattcgaCGTTTTGCCACTAGTATTACACGGAGGCAGAGGATGTGGCGGTGGTAATTGTTGTTGCTGCTCTGTTTTTCTAGGCGGAATAGAGGAAATTCTTCTCTTGATTTCAATTGGAAGAATCTTTCCGTCAAAGAAAAGCTCATCAGCAGAAGAAGATTCTAGATCTAAGCTCTCACGAAATacacaaaaatcaaaatcaatgcTGGAGGAAGGTGAAGTTGATCGAATATATTGTTCAATAGGAACAGAGCCTGTTTGTGAAACATCATGAGAAAAGGAGATCCGAGCTGGACTCATTATGCCCACACTAGACTCGTCAGATGAACACAGCTCAATCGCCATTGCAAGTGGAACTTTTAAAGCAAATAAGTTAAACAAAATGGTACGTAGATCATAGAGATTAGAAGAAAATGTTAAATAGTACTCCCCTAGTAGTATGGTTAAAGCAGAGAAAATGATGAGTAACGAGAGAAGCGTGAGAAGGAGGCTAAAGAGGAATTAATGGAGACTTGGAGACGAAGATAATAGTAGAACATACAGATATGTAGATGTGTAAAGTGTTAAGTGATAACTAGTTAGAATTGGTCGACCAAATTTTGAAGCAACGTGGGTGGGGATGGAACCGTGGAAGGTGGAATTCAAATACGTATAGGAAAAGTAAAGATTGGAAAATCAGTTATATTGCAACGTTTTGTAAAATTAGCATTCTTACTTGAAAATTTTCCTATTAAATACCTTTACTAGGTTTAACACT
This region includes:
- the LOC125850244 gene encoding uncharacterized protein LOC125850244, producing MAIELCSSDESSVGIMSPARISFSHDVSQTGSVPIEQYIRSTSPSSSIDFDFCVFRESLDLESSSADELFFDGKILPIEIKRRISSIPPRKTEQQQQLPPPHPLPPCNTSGKTSNNEYAIQNNKTGVLESSDEKQNPNSKSFWRFKRSSSCGSGYARTLCPLPLLSRSNSTGSSPSVKRNSTLSKDNLKHHSQRHLSKSMSSNGSNSQKPPLKKAPYNNGVKFSPVLNVPPANLFGLSTFFSSGKEKNKKK